Proteins found in one Arthrobacter pascens genomic segment:
- a CDS encoding response regulator transcription factor, whose amino-acid sequence MGAWMVERGIAVVVEDDDDVRTSLTEVLQQSGFAVHATTSSLDGVEAVREHNPVTVTMDVGLPGFDGIEASRRIRTFSDAYLIIVTGRVEEADALMGFEAGADDYLTKPFRPRELRARIAAMLRRPRSLNAGSAESAPGPRLRSVHQPGQQPSTLPAPAPAPAPAPVTAAGPLPEPQATIVRCDFEHKGLTLHEGSRSVAINGEPVELTRTQFDLLLVLMENGRVVQTKADLVRRLRNEPYNTGSYVSTGEERAVEVHLGNLRKRLGETSRAPRWVETVRGVGYRLAP is encoded by the coding sequence ATGGGGGCATGGATGGTGGAGCGGGGCATTGCTGTTGTTGTGGAGGACGACGACGACGTCAGGACATCTCTGACGGAGGTGCTGCAGCAGTCCGGTTTCGCCGTGCATGCAACCACTTCCAGCCTTGACGGCGTCGAGGCGGTGCGGGAACACAACCCTGTCACTGTCACCATGGATGTGGGCCTGCCGGGCTTCGACGGCATTGAGGCATCGCGCCGGATCCGTACCTTTAGCGATGCCTACCTCATCATCGTCACCGGCCGGGTGGAGGAAGCAGATGCCCTCATGGGTTTCGAGGCAGGCGCTGACGACTACCTCACCAAGCCCTTCCGTCCACGCGAACTCCGGGCCCGGATCGCAGCGATGCTCCGGCGGCCACGGTCACTCAACGCCGGATCCGCCGAAAGCGCCCCTGGCCCGCGGCTCCGCAGCGTGCACCAGCCAGGGCAGCAGCCTTCAACCTTGCCGGCCCCGGCCCCGGCCCCGGCCCCGGCGCCGGTCACAGCCGCCGGCCCGCTGCCTGAACCGCAGGCCACAATTGTCCGCTGCGACTTCGAGCACAAGGGGCTGACCCTGCACGAGGGGTCGCGCAGTGTTGCCATCAATGGTGAGCCTGTGGAGCTGACCCGGACGCAGTTCGACCTGCTCTTGGTCCTGATGGAGAACGGGCGGGTGGTCCAGACCAAAGCAGACCTGGTCCGCAGGCTGAGAAATGAGCCGTACAACACAGGCTCCTACGTCAGCACCGGTGAGGAGCGCGCCGTCGAGGTCCACCTGGGCAACCTGCGCAAGCGCCTCGGCGAGACGTCGCGCGCTCCGCGCTGGGTGGAGACCGTCCGTGGAGTGGGCTACCGGCTGGCACCGTAA
- a CDS encoding aromatic amino acid lyase, translating to MIEIDGRELGLADIAAVAAGGIRVTLAPSAVERMAESQRSARATARARPVYGRSTGVGANRSVTLDATGKGVDTHGLNLLRSHAVDAGRNLDRETVRAMLVIRLSQLAAGASGINPAIPQALVEMLNSDALPEVREFGGIGTADLPALAGTALTLLGERPTMDGSRITEALEGWATEDALPFMSSNALTIAQAVLAHQKLATLLENLTLVSALSFTAMSGNSEAFSPEVARASDASAVGEMAGTLHALVTGTDEAARIQDPFCLRTLPQVLGAVSEELAALESLLKRLVVAGHENPLVFGTEADGSNGVAHHGLFQMTSLARRVDALHLAMGTACATNLRRINLLCDPAFTGLNRFLAADDAGQSGVMMLEYVAAAAAALVRANAQPASLQTVVLSLGAEEDASFASLATSRLESTVRGLATLTAVELACGARALRMQGRTPDEFSNPVFSRVLKTAFTLPAATQDRDLRQDLDEALELVQLPGLGYQAQ from the coding sequence GTGATTGAAATTGACGGCCGCGAGCTGGGCCTGGCGGACATCGCTGCGGTAGCTGCAGGGGGCATCCGGGTGACGCTGGCGCCGTCGGCCGTTGAACGGATGGCCGAATCCCAGCGGTCCGCACGGGCAACCGCCCGGGCACGGCCCGTTTATGGACGGTCTACCGGCGTCGGCGCCAACCGCTCCGTCACGCTGGATGCCACCGGCAAGGGAGTGGACACCCATGGACTGAATCTCCTCCGCAGCCATGCCGTGGACGCCGGGCGGAACCTTGACCGGGAAACCGTGCGGGCGATGCTAGTGATCAGGCTCTCCCAGCTGGCGGCAGGTGCCTCCGGAATCAATCCGGCCATCCCCCAAGCACTTGTGGAGATGCTGAACAGTGACGCCTTGCCGGAAGTGCGGGAATTCGGCGGGATCGGAACGGCCGATCTGCCGGCCTTGGCCGGGACCGCGCTGACCCTGTTGGGCGAGCGGCCAACCATGGACGGGAGCCGTATCACCGAAGCGCTCGAGGGCTGGGCCACGGAGGATGCCTTGCCGTTCATGAGCTCGAACGCGCTCACCATCGCCCAGGCTGTTTTGGCCCACCAGAAGCTTGCCACCCTGCTGGAGAACCTCACGCTGGTGAGCGCATTGTCCTTCACCGCGATGTCAGGTAATTCGGAGGCGTTCAGCCCTGAGGTGGCGCGCGCGTCCGATGCGTCAGCCGTCGGGGAAATGGCCGGGACACTTCATGCACTGGTGACGGGGACGGACGAGGCTGCCCGCATCCAGGATCCGTTCTGCCTGCGCACGCTGCCGCAGGTCCTCGGGGCGGTGTCGGAGGAGCTTGCCGCGCTTGAATCCCTGTTGAAGCGGCTGGTGGTTGCAGGCCACGAGAACCCGCTGGTCTTCGGCACTGAGGCCGACGGGAGCAACGGGGTGGCCCACCACGGCCTCTTCCAGATGACCTCGCTTGCCCGGCGGGTGGATGCCCTGCACCTGGCCATGGGAACGGCCTGCGCCACCAACCTCCGCCGGATAAACCTGCTCTGCGATCCCGCGTTCACGGGCCTCAACCGGTTCTTGGCAGCCGACGATGCCGGCCAATCCGGCGTCATGATGCTCGAATACGTGGCGGCTGCCGCCGCGGCACTGGTGCGCGCCAACGCCCAGCCCGCCAGCCTGCAGACGGTGGTGCTGTCCCTGGGCGCCGAGGAGGACGCCAGCTTCGCCAGCCTGGCGACGTCGCGGCTGGAATCCACGGTCCGGGGGCTGGCGACCTTGACGGCCGTGGAACTGGCCTGTGGCGCGCGGGCACTTCGGATGCAGGGGCGGACACCGGACGAATTCAGCAATCCGGTGTTTAGCAGAGTCCTCAAGACCGCGTTCACGCTTCCGGCTGCTACACAGGACCGCGATCTTCGCCAGGATCTCGATGAGGCGCTGGAGCTGGTCCAGCTACCAGGACTGGGATACCAGGCACAGTAA